TGCCATTAGCATTATGCCATTAACGAACGATGATCATGAGATTACCGGGATTTTTGCCTTTATCAGAAACATTACCGAACAAAAGCAACACCTCCAAACCATTCAACAAATGGCTTATTTCGATTCATTGACTGGACTCCCAACCGGCATTATTTTTTATCTGAATTCGAAAGATTGCTCACTTCAGTTAAGCAAGAGCGAGGCAAACTTGCTTTGTTCTATTTGGACCTCGATCGTTTAAAAATCGTAAATGATCATTTAGGTCATTTAGCTGGGGATGAGCTGCTCCAAAAAACAAGTGAACGGCTTCGGACGATTGTAGGAGAAGAGGGGTTCATTGCCCGACTGGGCGGAGATGAATTTACGATTATTTATCGTATTAAAAATTATGAAGTTGAAATTGATAATTTTTCTGAAACGATTCTTAAAGGGTTTGAAACGCCATTTGAAATTGAGGGAGTTTCGATTCATTCAAAGATCAGCATTGGTGTTGCTCTTTATCCCAATCATGGAAGTACCACGACATCACTTGTTCAATCTGCTGATTCAGCCATGTTTCAGGCAAAGAGGATGGGTGGAAATCAAGTAAAACGATACAGTGAGGATATTGTTTCTCAGAGTCAAAAAATATTTGAATTTGAAAATGACTTTTCTAGAGCGTTGGAAAATCAAGAGTTTTCGCTTGTCTACCAGCCAAAAATCGATGCTAAAACACTAACAGTAATTGCAATTGAAGCACTAATCCGCTGGAATCATCCAGTCAGGGGAATACTCCGACCATCAGAGTTCATTCCTATTGCTGAAAAAACAGGATTAATTAGTAGGCTAGGCGATTGGGTGATGAGGGAAGCCTGTTTCCAAATGAAGCAGTGGCAAGAACAAGGTTATTCAGCAATCCGAATTGCTGTAAACGTATCCCTATTGCAGTTTAACCAAAAGAGCTTTCCTGATAAAGTTCAGGAAATATTATCTGAATCGGGTTTAGAACCGCGTTTTTTAGAGGTTGAAATAACCAAAGGAAAGTGGGCTGCTGAGAGCGAAGAGGTGTACAATGGAGTAGCTAAGCTTAAAAGAATGGGAGTCTATGTTTCACTTGATGATTTTGGAACTGGCGATACATCCATAAGTGCCTTGAAAAAATACCGATACATTGATGCGCTAAAAATTGCTGAGTCCTTCATCGAGAAAGTAGATCAAAACGAAGAGAAAGCAGCAATAGTCCAATCGATTATCACGTTGGCCCATGGTTTAAATATGCAGGTTGTCGCCGAAGGGGTAGAAACAGCAGCAGAATTAACATTTATCCAAAACCGAGCAATCGACCAATTCCAAGGCAACTACATCACCAAGCCACTCCCACCAACCCAGCTACTCAACTACTTGAAAACAAAGTAAAGCGTTAAAGCAGTGGGGGACAGTCCCCGGCGAGGTAATGCGTTAAAGCGGCGGGGGACAGTCCCCGGCGAAGCAAAGCGTTAAAGAGGTGGGGGTCAGACCCCCGCTGTGGTAAAGTATTAAAGCGCTGGCTACATTCATCCACAAAAAAACCTGCTCATTATAATTGAGCAGGTATTTCTGGTGGCAATTTTCCGGAACATGCGCGGGATCGATCTGGGTATATTGTTTATTGATTCAGATGAGAAAACCATAACGATCATTTTTCCATTGGTGGCAATTGCCCTAATAAGGATAGGTTGATTATAGCCATTTCGGAATGAAAAATCAGGTCCGTACCAGCTTACAGTAGCATCTCGCTCAGCAGGGACATAGGGTACCTTTTTGCTGTGGGAATAGCGTTCAATTATTTCCATTCCAGACTGATCCACAGCATTATATAAGGTTGAAGAAACCTGGCAAATCCCTCCGCCAATCCCTTCGGTAAGCTCTCCCTTGACGATTACCGGTGCTGATAAGTACCCTTTGTCTTTTGTTCTTTTTCCGACAACTTTATTAAAGGAAAAGGTCTCACCTGGGAAAAATGACAGAATTGTTTATTGCGGCTGTTGCCAGTGAAATATTATGTGACCTTTCTTGATTTCCGGAATTATAATACGTCACATAGTGACCAATCATATCTGTACGAATATCAGAGAGAAGCTCACTGTCAACCCGCGGATAGGTTGGCTGGATAGGTACCTCGATTGTTTTTGGACCAGTACTATAAAAATACTGATAGAATCGATTTCTAAATTCATTGTGATTCAATACTGCGCCTGTTTTTTCCTCAATCAGATTTCCTGATTGGTCAAGACTCGCATTAACGGGCTCTTTCTTAATTTGTGCTTCGACTTGGTCCTCCAGCTGTCCTAAACCTTCAAGATTTAAAAATGGGAGTAATGGAGCGGGCAGCAAAAAATCCGAGCGATTCACGACCGAAATGGTCTCACCCTTCGAATTAATGGATAAGTTATCTGCTGGAACTTCAACGTTCTGATTTAAGAGGATAAGTGCTAAAACACAAAGTATATTCACTAATCTCACCTCACTCATAGTATGAGTAGGATCCAACGCTTTCATGTGATAAGGTTGGAAATTAATTTACATAAATGAAGTAGGGTCCCAAATAGCTATCCCGCATTCAATACATACAACAACACGATATTTTAAACGGAAATTATGGTTAAAATAATCATAAACAGAGCAACCTCGGTATGCGGAATCGAAACATTATATCCTACCTATTCAATTGACCTCATTTCAATGCTAATATAAAAATAAAGAAGAGTATTATGAGCATTTCCAAAAAGGCCGAAATTTAAAGTTGATAATGTTAATAAGTAAAAAGCGAAGGAGTATTGACCAATGGGAATATTAGATGGTTTTATCGGAAATGTATCTGAAATAGAAGCAGAAGCAGTTGGAAAAGAACTCGAAATGATCGTAACGGATAACGAGAGAGTCGAAAAGGCCTATAAGCTGGTAAGAGATTTATTGGTGTTCACCAATTTAAGAATGATCCTAATTGATAAACAGGGGATGACTGGTAAAAAGGTCGAATATCATTCAATCCCATATAAAAGCATTACACACTTCAGCTGTGAAACAGCAGGGACCTTCGACCTAGATGCAGAACTAAAAATTTGGATTTCCGGATGGGAAGAACCCATTCTCAAGCAATTCAAAAAGGACAAAAGCATCTTCGACGTCCAAAAAACCCTAGCAACCTATGTAGCAAAGTAACGCATTAAAGCATTGGGGGTCTGTCCCCCAATGCTTTAATGCGTTAAACTGAGGCTCTTATTTGACTGCGGTTGTATGTTATTTTATGATAGCAATAGAACTGATAAAGGAGGTAGCTTTATGTCAAGAAAGCCCCGCGAGTGGTACCCGGGAACGGCTTGTCATATTACAGCCCGCGGTAATAGGCATGCCGAGATTTTCCATGAAGAGGAAGATTACATTAAATATCTTGAAATCCTCGAAGATGTCCGCGAAAAGTATCCATTTACGTTACATTCCTACTGTTTGATGACTAATCATCTCCATCTCCAGCTTGAAACACCGGAAAACTACATCCCAGAAATAATCCAAAAAATCCACACGATTTACGCTATTTACCTTAATAAAAAACTAGATACAGATGGACATGTTTTCCAAGGTCGATACGGCTCCAAGATCATTATATCTCAAAGATATTTTTTAATTGTAAACCGCTATATCCATCGCAATCCGCTTGAAGCGAAAATGGTTCAAAAAGCAGAAGATTACCCATGGAGCAGCTACTCAGCATACTTGGGCCTCACAGAAAATCCCCTCATCGATCCAACAAAAACCCTGTCATTTTTTTCTTCCCCAACATACCAAACTTACCGTGAATTTGTAGAAAAGGAAGAGTCTGATGAGGAGGAGGAAATCCTGTGAACTCATTTGTTTCAAGCGTCGGACTTAAAGGGCTTGAAGGGTACCGTATTCAAGTTGAGGTCCATGCACAACTTGGTCTGGAATCGATCACAATCGTTGGCTTACCAGATGCCTCGGTAAGAGAATCGAAAAGGCGTGTTGCTGCTGCTCTCTATTCAGCAGGATACTCGATAAACGGTCAAAAAATCATGATTAATCTATCACCATCAGAGCTTAGAAAAAATGGCCCACAATTTGACCTTCCCATTGCAATTGGGATACTAAAGGCATTAAACCTTTTAACTATTCAAGATCTTGATCAAATCGGATTTATTGGTGCACTTTCGCTTGACGGGAACATCCAGCCCACTGTAGGTATGCTCCCTGCGATATTGGCAGCAAAAAAATTAGATTTCAAAGTATTATATATTCCATATGATGAAACACTGCCAACCCTTCACTTTGAAAAAATAAATATCATATATGTATCCTCTTTAATAGAAGTTATTCAGCATCTATTAGGAGCACCAATAGAAACAGAACATACATCCAAAATAGAGCGAAAACATCCCATGCCTTCCTCGTCACGATTTTTTTTTCAACAAATTATCGGACATGCGTACCCAAAATACGCAATGGAAGTTGCTGCGGCAGGCGAACATCATATGCTTATGACTGGGCCCCCTGGGTGCGGAAAAAGTATGCTAGCAGAAAGCTTCCCGTCTATTCTTCCGCCATTAAGTAGGGATGCCCAACTTGAAATGATTAGTTTATACCAATTAGCTGGGGCGTCAATCATTGACCATGAAAACCCTCCGTTTCGAAATCCACATCATTCTGCATCTGGAATTTCGATCATCGGTGGAGGACAGATTCCGAAACCAGGTGAAATTTCTTTAGCCCATCGAGGCGTGTTGTTTCTGGACGAAATTGCTGAATTTACAAGGAAAACACTTGAAATGCTTCGGCAGCCAATAGAATGTGGGAATGTAACTATAGCCCGAGCCCGTTCAACATTATCTTTTCCAGCCGCATTTATTCTTATTGGAGCAATGAATCCTTGTCCATGTGGTTATAGTGGTGCAAACACACACTATTGTGTTTGTACAAATAAAGAAGTTGTAGCTTATCAAAACAAATTATCTGGCCCAATCAGGGACCGTTTTGATATTTACATCAATTTAAAAGCGATTGATATGAGGAAGGCAATCCTCCAAAAACAGGAGAATTCTGAACAGGTTCAAAAAAGAGTTATTGAGGCTAGGGAACGCCAATATCATCGTTATGGAATGGAAATGACGAACAGTAAAGTACCTTTTGAAACTCTTATTAAAGATCAACCATTAACCCAAGGACAACTCCAAAATCTTCAAGAATTGTCGTTAAAGCGCAACTGGAGAAATCGAGTTCAAATAAAATTTATCCGTCTAGCACGAACTATTGCCGATCTTGATAAAATCGACAAGATCACCGATACACACCTATATGAAGCAATAAAACTACGAGCAGCTTCCAATATAGATATTAGGTAAAAATATAATGCCGCAACAGAGCACGCTGCCGCGGCATTTTCTTTGCTTGATTGAAAAAAACTTATCCATCCAAATCACTATGACCGATTAAAGCCCTTGGCAACAATCCCCGCGGTGATAGTCCCCCATCCCGGTAATGGGGTGAAGTCGAATAGTGTACATTTGGAAAGTCTTTACTTAGGAAGCTTATATTCCCTCTATTATAAAGGTGTGGAGAATATGGTCCCCATTCCTCACCAAGTCCATTACCATTATTCATTGGATTCGTCCAATCTATCATGCTTTTAATACTCCTCTCATAATAATTTAAATTCCGAACTAACCCTTTTTTAAATAGTTTAAATTATCAGATATAAAATGTATGTGAGTTTAATCATAGAAAAAATAAAAAGATTTTGAATTTTTGTGACAATTCATTGTCACTTTACCGTACTACCGCGATGGGGGACTGTCCCCCATCACGTTAAAGTGTTAAATAAATAAAAAGACCGCTTCTCATTTTTCAATGAGTGCGGTCGTAAAAGGAGAGGTGTAGTAGTAGATTCAGCACATTTTCATTTAAAACACATTTTGCTAGTGGATTTCAATCCGTTTATGCTCAGTTCCAGTTAACTGCCGTTTTGGACAGTTGAGGGTAAGCACACCATTGGTGAAGGTAGCCTCGATTTTGTTTTCATCAATGTCTTCAACAAAGAACCGACGCACAAACTCGCCATAGTGTCTCTCTTGACGGATGAAGTTTTCCTTTTCATCAGTGCTGTTCGTTTCACGTTTTGCAGAAATCGTTAAATAATTGTGTTCATAATCAATGTTGATCGCTTCCTTTTCGAAGCCAGGCATTTCTGCCTCAATGACATAATGATCTCCAGAATCTTTAATGTCAGTACGGAATTGATGGATGTCACCGCGGACAGATGCAAGGAAATGATCACCGAAGAAATCGTTGAAAGAATCCCACATCTCACCAAATTCACGATTTCGTCTTCGTAATGATCGATTGGTCATTCTTGATTCCTCCTTTCCTATGCAATTGTCATATCTTACACTTTTATTCTACTCCTAACAAAAAACGACTTCAAACAATAACTATTAGAAAAAAAACATTGCTGACAGTGGCTATCACTTGATAACTACAAGCTTAGACCAAGAATTTAGGTGTGAACTGGACAGTCTGCTGCCGAATAGTTCGCCTTTAATAACATTTCCAATTCCTCAAATGGAAGCGGCTTGCTAAACAAATACCCTTGTCCAATATCACAGTGATTTTCTTTTAAAAATAGAGCTTGTTCTTCTGTTTCAATTCCTTCAGCGACAACGTCCATATTTAGGTTTACACCAAGATCAATAATCGATTTAACAAGAGGCTCCTTCGTCGTGCCAATATCATCAGTAAACGATTTATCAATTTTTAATTTGTCTAAAGGCATATGCTTTAAAATACTTAATGAGGAAAATCCTGTGCCAAAATCGTCAATGGCAATTTTAATCCCAAGCATTTTTATTTCCTTAATAATTGGCTTCGTAGTCTCAATGTTATGCATTATACTTTCAGTTAGTTCAAGCTCTAAATAATTTGGCTTGAGCCCAGTCTTTTCAAGGATTCGCTTTAGTTTTTTAACAAAATCTTTATCATAGAACTGCCGCGTTGACACATTGACGGAAACAGTTAGTGGTCCACAGCCGAGATCCTGCAGTCTTTTAGTCTGTTCACAAGCTTCACACAGAACCCATTCCCCAAGGGCAACGATTAAATCTGATTTCTCAGCAGATGGGATAAAATCTGATGGTGGAATGAACCCTTTTAGCGGATGCTGCCAGCGAACCAAAGCTTCCATTCCCGATATTTTTCCTGTTTGCAAATGATAAAGTGGCTGATAGTGAAGGATAAAATCCTTATTCTTTAGGGCCTTTTTTAACTCATTTTCTGTCTCAATTTTATACTTACTAATTTCATCTTTTTTATCATAAAAGTAAAACGTATTCTTGCCGTTTTCCTTGGCAATATGCATCGCATAATATGCTTGATTAATAAGATGCTTCCTATCTATATGCAACGATGGAAAATCACTAATACCAATGCTAATAGAGGTATAAACTTCTATCCCTTTAATCAAAAAAGGATCTTGAAACAAATTTAGTAATTCGAGGCAAAAGAATTCAATCTGATCCTTCGTTACATCATTCAGAATAATAGTAAACTCATCGCCAACCTCTCTGCACAATAACCCGTTATTAGGAATAATCGATTGAATTCTACCAACGGCTTTAGTCATTAACATATCGCCAAATTGATGTCCATAAGATTCATTGATGTGTTTGAACCTGGTCAAAGTTTAAAAGTAAGAATGCAAAGAAATCATTTGTACTTTTTTTGCTAGCCATATCAGTTAAATAGTTCTCAAGAAAGATATTATTTGGAATACCCGTTAAAACGTCATAAAAAGTTAATTTATTGATTTTCTCCTCTGATAGCTTGCGATGTGTTACATCGATTTTTACACCAAAAAATGAAGTTAACCTTCCATTCTGATCGAAAGAAGGAATGGCTCTGTCTTCAATCCAGCGAATCTCTCCATCGCATGGTCGAATAATTCTATATTTACATGTAACCTTTCTTCCTGAAATGAGAAGGGCATCGTTTTTTTCTGTAATAACTCTATCGTCCGGATGAATAAGTTCCTTCCATAATTGCGGGTTCTTTCTAAATTCCTCATGAGAAATACCATAAATATTCATGGCACTTGGTGAGTAGACGGTCTCGTTGGTGATAAGATTTGCATTCCAAACTACAATATTGACCTCATTAATTAAGTTTTCAAGCGAACCATTCCGATTTTTTAACTCTGTCTGTTCCCTAATAAAACCGGTAATGTCAAAAATAATTCCGTAGAAAAGCTCAATATTCATTTCCGTTTTTTTGAAGGAAGATGAGTGTCCTCGAATCCAGCGAATTTCACCATTTTGTTTAATGACACGAAATTCGTGCTCATTACTCATACCTGATTGTAATTTGTCCGCTACAAGGTCGAAAATATATTGATCCTCTGGATGGATGATTTCCTTAAGAAGGTTCGGGTTTTTCTCAAAATCCGCTCTTGGAATCCCCAAAAGCGATTCAGCGCCCTTAGAAAGAAAAATGTTTCCAGATATCATATCTACTGACCAAAAAGCTATATCTAACAAATCCAATACGTCTTTATAATATGTATTATCCTGAAAAAAAGATTCCTTACTCACAAACAAAATCCTCCTATAATGAACACCTAAACATAACATTCCCAAATAAAATTAAGATATTACCTATAGAAATCCGCAAAAAAGGTTTACCGCTTTAAAGCATCGAGGGACTGTCCCCCACTCTACTAAAGTGTTTTGATCATTTGGATGAAGGGTTTAACGAATTTAGGGTCAAATTGTTTACCGGTACACCTTTGCAGTTCGTCAATGGCTTCTTCAAAAGTTTTAATTCTTTGGTACGGTCTTTCTGAGGTCATCGCATCAAATGAGTCAAGGATGCACAAAATCCTGGCTAATTTTGGAATGTTCTCTCCCTTTAAACCGTAAGGGTAGCCAAGACCATCAAACCGTTCGTGGTGGAGCTCAACTAAAGGCAAAACCTCAGCCCAACTTTTATTGGTGGAAATGATATCTTTCCCAAAGACAACATGGTCTTTAACTATGTCCCATTCTGAGGACTCAAGTTTTCCCTTTTTTAATAACAAATATTTGGGTACTTCCAGCTTGCCTATATCATGGACTAATGCACCCAACACAAGAATATTTCGCTCATGTTCAGCTAGCTTAAGCATTTGTGCAAAATCAAAAGCATACTGACACACACGTTTGCTATGTCGATATGTATGAACATCCTTTGACAGAAACAGAGACAATTGCTGCTCCGCTTTTTCCAGCTCTTCATCAATAACAAATTGAGTTCTCGCTAACTTTTCCTGGAAAATTTGGACCATATTTTTCCCCTGTGCCTTGGAACGATACATCGCTT
The DNA window shown above is from Bacillus sp. T3 and carries:
- a CDS encoding PH domain-containing protein; its protein translation is MGILDGFIGNVSEIEAEAVGKELEMIVTDNERVEKAYKLVRDLLVFTNLRMILIDKQGMTGKKVEYHSIPYKSITHFSCETAGTFDLDAELKIWISGWEEPILKQFKKDKSIFDVQKTLATYVAK
- a CDS encoding transposase, whose translation is MSRKPREWYPGTACHITARGNRHAEIFHEEEDYIKYLEILEDVREKYPFTLHSYCLMTNHLHLQLETPENYIPEIIQKIHTIYAIYLNKKLDTDGHVFQGRYGSKIIISQRYFLIVNRYIHRNPLEAKMVQKAEDYPWSSYSAYLGLTENPLIDPTKTLSFFSSPTYQTYREFVEKEESDEEEEIL
- a CDS encoding bifunctional diguanylate cyclase/phosphodiesterase; protein product: MTKAVGRIQSIIPNNGLLCREVGDEFTIILNDVTKDQIEFFCLELLNLFQDPFLIKGIEVYTSISIGISDFPSLHIDRKHLINQAYYAMHIAKENGKNTFYFYDKKDEISKYKIETENELKKALKNKDFILHYQPLYHLQTGKISGMEALVRWQHPLKGFIPPSDFIPSAEKSDLIVALGEWVLCEACEQTKRLQDLGCGPLTVSVNVSTRQFYDKDFVKKLKRILEKTGLKPNYLELELTESIMHNIETTKPIIKEIKMLGIKIAIDDFGTGFSSLSILKHMPLDKLKIDKSFTDDIGTTKEPLVKSIIDLGVNLNMDVVAEGIETEEQALFLKENHCDIGQGYLFSKPLPFEELEMLLKANYSAADCPVHT
- a CDS encoding Hsp20/alpha crystallin family protein, producing MTNRSLRRRNREFGEMWDSFNDFFGDHFLASVRGDIHQFRTDIKDSGDHYVIEAEMPGFEKEAINIDYEHNYLTISAKRETNSTDEKENFIRQERHYGEFVRRFFVEDIDENKIEATFTNGVLTLNCPKRQLTGTEHKRIEIH
- a CDS encoding YifB family Mg chelatase-like AAA ATPase gives rise to the protein MNSFVSSVGLKGLEGYRIQVEVHAQLGLESITIVGLPDASVRESKRRVAAALYSAGYSINGQKIMINLSPSELRKNGPQFDLPIAIGILKALNLLTIQDLDQIGFIGALSLDGNIQPTVGMLPAILAAKKLDFKVLYIPYDETLPTLHFEKINIIYVSSLIEVIQHLLGAPIETEHTSKIERKHPMPSSSRFFFQQIIGHAYPKYAMEVAAAGEHHMLMTGPPGCGKSMLAESFPSILPPLSRDAQLEMISLYQLAGASIIDHENPPFRNPHHSASGISIIGGGQIPKPGEISLAHRGVLFLDEIAEFTRKTLEMLRQPIECGNVTIARARSTLSFPAAFILIGAMNPCPCGYSGANTHYCVCTNKEVVAYQNKLSGPIRDRFDIYINLKAIDMRKAILQKQENSEQVQKRVIEARERQYHRYGMEMTNSKVPFETLIKDQPLTQGQLQNLQELSLKRNWRNRVQIKFIRLARTIADLDKIDKITDTHLYEAIKLRAASNIDIR
- a CDS encoding putative bifunctional diguanylate cyclase/phosphodiesterase, producing the protein MLTSVKQERGKLALFYLDLDRLKIVNDHLGHLAGDELLQKTSERLRTIVGEEGFIARLGGDEFTIIYRIKNYEVEIDNFSETILKGFETPFEIEGVSIHSKISIGVALYPNHGSTTTSLVQSADSAMFQAKRMGGNQVKRYSEDIVSQSQKIFEFENDFSRALENQEFSLVYQPKIDAKTLTVIAIEALIRWNHPVRGILRPSEFIPIAEKTGLISRLGDWVMREACFQMKQWQEQGYSAIRIAVNVSLLQFNQKSFPDKVQEILSESGLEPRFLEVEITKGKWAAESEEVYNGVAKLKRMGVYVSLDDFGTGDTSISALKKYRYIDALKIAESFIEKVDQNEEKAAIVQSIITLAHGLNMQVVAEGVETAAELTFIQNRAIDQFQGNYITKPLPPTQLLNYLKTK
- a CDS encoding PAS domain-containing protein codes for the protein MSKESFFQDNTYYKDVLDLLDIAFWSVDMISGNIFLSKGAESLLGIPRADFEKNPNLLKEIIHPEDQYIFDLVADKLQSGMSNEHEFRVIKQNGEIRWIRGHSSSFKKTEMNIELFYGIIFDITGFIREQTELKNRNGSLENLINEVNIVVWNANLITNETVYSPSAMNIYGISHEEFRKNPQLWKELIHPDDRVITEKNDALLISGRKVTCKYRIIRPCDGEIRWIEDRAIPSFDQNGRLTSFFGVKIDVTHRKLSEEKINKLTFYDVLTGIPNNIFLENYLTDMASKKSTNDFFAFLLLNFDQVQTHQ